A region from the Coffea eugenioides isolate CCC68of chromosome 9, Ceug_1.0, whole genome shotgun sequence genome encodes:
- the LOC113782154 gene encoding uncharacterized protein LOC113782154: protein MYRDATSSSSDEDDLLFAADAALLFGLDAEPIRGPIQKVPCRTSALSGRQWFEELMSGHYTRIMDATRLSVDSFMRLCNILADCGFVPQHHQKRVTIEEALAMTLVMMSHNMRMRMIVDRFNHSLEIVHRNIHEVIKGLCTFAQFIITPRRQDEVHPKIFNATRFYLWFEDAVRTIDGTHIPASVPSRRQVAYTNRYGVQSVVCDHDMRFVYVYAGKYYLADSVYRNLPNFLPPYKGRQADVSGRRRGRFATAKKLFNYKHSILCNVIERTFGVLKRRFAILRGAIPHYMMTAQINVVIVCCAVHNFIRDQQPNDYYFANPDIGDPDTNGAIPPYPEIHPLHSPPEVINQWIGMRDAMANHMFSTYRNTRHR, encoded by the exons ATGTATAGAGATGCAACTAGTTCATCCTCAGATGAAGACGATCTTCTATTTGCAGCCGATGCAGCCCTATTGTTCGGTCTAGATGCTGAACCAATCAGAGGTCCTATCCAGAAGGTTCCATGCAGAACATCAGCTTTATCTGGCAGACAATGGTTTGAAGAACTGATGTCAGGGCACTACACCCGAATTATGGATGCAACGAGGTTAAGCGTAGATTCATTTATGAGATTGTGCAACATATTGGCCGATTGTGGATTTGTTCCCCAGCATCATCAAAAAAGGGTGACGATAGAGGAGGCACTTGCGATGACTTTAGTTATGATGAGTCACAATATGCGGATGCGCATGATTGTGGACCGATTCAACCACTCGCTGGAGATAGTGCATCGGAATATTCATGAAGTTATCAAGGGTCTATGTACATTTGCGCAATTCATCATCACTCCAAGGCGCCAGGATGAAGTCCATCCAAAAATTTTCAATGCTACCAGATTTTATCTATGGTTTGAG GACGCAGTTAGGACCATTGACGGGACACATATACCCGCTTCTGTCCCGAGTAGACGACAGGTGGCATACACAAATAGATATGGAGTGCAGTCAGTTGTATGTGATCATGATATGAGGTTTGTATACGTGTATGCAG GCAAATACTACTTGGCTGATTCCGTGTATCGAAATTTACCCAATTTCTTACCACCCTATAAAGGACGCCAAGCGGATGTTAGTGGTCGTAGAAGGGGGAGATTTGCCACCGCCAAAAAactttttaattacaaacattCTATTCTATGCAATGTCATAGAGCGAACATTTGGGGTCCTTAAGAGGAGATTTGCTATCTTGCGGGGCGCCATACCCCACTATATGATGACTGCTCAGATAAACGTTGTTATTGTCTGTTGTGCTGTACATAATTTCATTAGAGATCAACAGCCGAATGACTATTATTTCGCCAACCCCGATATAGGAGATCCAGACACAAATGGTGCAATTCCTCCCTATCCGGAGATACATCCATTACATTCCCCTCCCGAAGTGATTAACCAATGGATTGGCATGAGAGATGCAATGGCCAATCATATGTTCAGTACCTATAGAAATACACGCCATCGTTAA
- the LOC113782155 gene encoding uncharacterized protein LOC113782155 translates to MVNISSKKAYRTKRKARETIKGCDMEQYERLWDYAATVRQSNSDSYIAIQINRRSIEQRATFQRLFYDLGALKKGFLASCKPIIGLDGCFLKSPFGGQLLAALGKNGNDNMQKGLVHAIEELFPGAEHRFCHKHLFENFKAKFKNSELRELFWVTTSATNVDDFKRALNALEISQPQNGEDLTVASWLKRLSYHLWSRAYYGIAAKADILVNNLNESFNNCILKARDEPIMTLLEFFRRKLMQRLTLKKQGMEKYGGKFYPNIVEKLAKVTSVVNLQRRSYSCDAFQLTGIPCVHAIFAIQSMRMKVENYVDECYSKKAYLRAYAYSIGAVPSKDHWIDSGIQLLNLPFVKKQPGRPKKLRRRGPDEPRDPLRASKKGLTIYYKRCLKAGHNRELVKNLLIPNQSCTRYI, encoded by the exons ATGGTTAATATAAGTAGCAAAAAAGCATATAGGACTAAGAGAAAGGCAAGGGAGACAATCAAAGGTTGTGATATGGAGCAATATGAAAGGCTGTGGGATTATGCTGCTACAGTTAGACAGTCAAATTCAGACAGTTATATAGCTATACAAATAAACAGGAGGTCTATTGAACAAAGGGCAACATTTCAAAGACTGTTCTATGACTTGGGTGCTCTTAAAAAGGGCTTTCTTGCAAGTTGTAAACCAATCATTGGCCTAGATGGTTGCTTTTTGAAGAGTCCCTTTGGAGGTCAGCTGTTAGCAGCACTTGGAAAGAATGGAAATGACAATAT GCAAAAAGGCCTAGTACATGCTATAGAGGAGTTATTTCCTGGTGCAGAACACAGATTTTGCCATAAGCATCTGTTTGAGAATTTTAAGGCAAAGTTCAAAAACAGTGAACTGAGGGAATTGTTTTGGGTTACTACATCAGCAACTAATGTTGATGATTTCAAGAGAGCATTGAATGCTTTGGAGATATCTCAGCCACAAAATGGAGAGGACCTTACTGTTGCTTCTTGGTTAAAAAGGCTGTCATATCACTTGTGGTCTAGAGCATATTATGGAATAGCTGCTAAGGCTGATATTTTAGTCAACAACCTAAATGAGAGTTTCAACAACTGCATTTTGAAAGCAAGAGACGAGCCAATTATGACTCTTCTTGAATTTTTCAGAAGAAAGTTAATGCAACGATTGACATTGAAGAAACAAGGCATGGAGAAATATGGAGGCAAATTCTATCCAAACATTGTTGAGAAGCTAGCCAAAGT AACCTCTGTTGTGAATTTACAACGTAGAAGCTATTCATGTGATGCATTCCAATTGACTGGAATTCCATGTGTGCATGCTATTTTTGCCATTCAAAGCATGCGGATGAAGGTTGAAAACTATGTCGATGAGTGCTATAGTAAAAAGGCATACTTGAGGGCATATGCTTATAGCATTGGAGCTGTTCCATCCAAAGATCACTGGATTGATAGTGGAATACAGCTGTTAAATCTACCATTTGTGAAGAAACAACCTGGGAGACCTAAAAAACTTAGGAGAAGAGGTCCTGATGAACCGAGAGATCCACTAAGAGCTTCCAAAAAGGGGTTGACAATATACTATAAGAGATGTTTAAAAGCTGGCCATAATAGAGAACTTGTAAAGAACCTCCTCATCCCAAATCAAAGTTGTACAAGGTACATTTAA
- the LOC113782156 gene encoding uncharacterized protein LOC113782156, with translation MKIFGPALFFSSLPLPRTLDLSIKPPLLQLLRLPTRLNRCKPAASTKEARTNKLLLQASSSSTRWPLLQGIKPRNPLLPPDFGHLKLQSFKIQHPFSSSFRAATTLKLRTSTSIKVTYDHQDRETHVRRRQVNKMKEIHVIDEDDGPSTEFDRQDDDYLDMVFENDVQMGTNDLDDTNLDGDEDNAEDEFQENWYGEDDWENNDFDNVDYGNNEFDSNDENDWL, from the exons atgaaaatatttGGG CCtgcacttttcttttcttctctacCGCTGCCCAGAACCCTAGATTTATCCATCAAACCACCATTGCTGCAACTCTTACGCCTACCAACAAGACTAAATCGCTGCAAGCCTGCGGCTTCTACCAAGGAGGCAAGGACCAACAAGCTATTGCTTCAAGCTTCAAGCTCCAGCACCCGTTGGCCGTTGCTTCAAGGCATCAAGCCACGAAATCCTCTGTTGCCGCCGGATTTTGGCCATTTAAAGCTTCAAAGCTTCAAGATCCAGCACCCATTTTCCTCCAGTTTCCGTGCTGCCACCACACTGAAGCTCCGCACCAGCACTTCAATTAAAGTCACAT ATGATCATCAAGATCGTGAAACCCATGTCCGTCGAAGACAAGTTAATAAAATGAAAGAGATTCATGTTATTGATGAGGATGATGGGCCTTCAACTGAATTCGACCGCCAAGATGATGATTATCTTGATATGGTTTTCGAAAATGATGTTCAAATGGGAACTAATGATTTGGATGATACTAATTTGGATGGTGATGAAGATAATGCCGAAGATGAATTCCAAGAGAATTGGTATGGTGAagatgattgggaaaataatgaTTTTGATAATGTGGATTATGGGAATAATGAATTTGATTCAAACGATGAAAATGATTGGTTATAA
- the LOC113782672 gene encoding sulfiredoxin, chloroplastic/mitochondrial yields MANLLLQVSSNLRTFALSASSNGSPPGAPQSGGPAILELPLDKIRRPLMRTRANDPQKVKELMDSISEIGLQVPIDVLEVDGVYYGFSGCHRYEAHQRLGLKTIRCKVRRGTKETLRHHLR; encoded by the exons ATGGCAAACTTACTTCTGCAAGTTTCTAGCAATCTCAGGACCTTTGCTCTCTCAGCCTCCTCTAATG GTTCACCTCCTGGGGCACCTCAGTCAGGAGGACCAGCGATTTTGGAGCTTCCCCTTGATAAAATTCGAAGACCCCTTATGCGCACCAGAGCAAATGACCCACAAAAGGTGAAAGAACTCATGGACAGTATCAGTGAAATTGGCCTCCAAGTCCCT ATTGACGTGCTTGAGGTTGATGGAGTCTATTATG GTTTCTCTGGTTGCCACCGTTACGAGGCTCATCAACGCCTAGGGCTCAAAACTATCCGTTGTAAAGTGCGTCGAGGAACCAAAGAAACTTTGAG GCATCACCTACGATGA